A region of the Phaseolus vulgaris cultivar G19833 chromosome 11, P. vulgaris v2.0, whole genome shotgun sequence genome:
ATTCAAATCTACCTCTCCTCCACCTCAAGTCCCACCTCCACTCCGTGCCATCCCATACACCCATCTCACCCACTGTTTTTCCTTGGTTTAAAGATAAAGAATATAGGCGTGGGAACAAAGATTTGAGATCCACACTTCCGATCCATACATCCTCCCAGAACTTAGCTTTGTCACCACAACCTATTTCCCAGCCTAACTCTTCCTGAAACCACCCTTTACCACCTCCCTCCTTACACATCTTAGAgaggtctctccaccaccaagattgataTTTGACAGGTGTAAGACTGCTTTCCACTCCCAAATCGTATTTGGAGTCCAACAACTTCTTCCATCTTCCATTCTCTTCCGAAAGGCACCGCCATCTCCATTTCGCTAAGAGAGTTTATTAAACAAATGTATATCCCTGCACCCCAGCCCTCCCTCCTCTTTTGGTCTGCATACATCTTTCCAGCTAATCCAGGCAATAGGCTTAGTTAATTTCCCCCAACCCCACAAGAATCTTGTTTGAATACTGATAATCCTTTTACACACCGAGGTCGGAACTCTAAACAGGGAGATATAATACAGGGGAATAGCAGTTAGAACAGAATTGATCAGGCAGATCCTCCCTGCCATGGATAGAAACCTCCCCTTCCACACACTTAGCTTTGCTTTCAGCTTGGTAATAATTGGATCCCATAATTGTTTCTTTCTTGGATTCCCTCCCACCTCCAGTCCTAGATACTTGAAAGGCACCTCCATCTGGATACAGTTCAACGTCTTAGTGAAACACCTTATGGTGTTGTTTTGTACATTGATACCTGCTAGCCTTGATTTATGGAAGTTGATCTTCAATCCTGAGGCTAGCTCGAAGCCCCTCAAGATGGCCTTCAGGGTTAACACATTCCCAAAGGTATCCTCACAGAGAAAAAGAGTATCGTCCGCAAACTGAAGAATACACATCTCCACCTCATGCCTTCCTATCTTAAGGCCCGTCAGCATATTAACCTTCAAAGCTTGTCTTACTAGCCCAGCAAGACCTTCAGCAACCACAATGAACAAAAAAGGTGCTAGGGGGTCGCCCTGACGCAACCCTCTAGAAGGCTTAAACTCCTCCGTAGGACTCCCGTTAACTAAAACTGATACAGTAGCTGATTCCAGACAACCTCTGATCCACAAGATCCATACAGAGTGGAACCCCAGTTTGTGTAGCATATCATACAGGAAATCCCATCGAACCGAGTCATAATCCTTCTCAAAGTCCACTTTTAGGCAGATACCACTTCTCCCCTTTTTCCTGAGATCCTCCACCACTTCGTTTGCCATAAGGACGCTATCCAAGATTCCTCTACCCTTTAGGAAAGCTGATTGGTTTTCATCTATGATTGCAGGCAATACCTTCTTCAATCTTCCAGCCAACACCTTAGtgataattttataaatgacACCAACCAAAGAAATGGGTCTATACTGGTCCAGTTTAGTAGGGTCCCTCACCTTCGGGATAAGCGCAATAAAAGAAGCATTACAACCTTTCGGGATGTTTCCAGTCACATGAAACAAAGCCATAGCTTCCATTAACTATGCTTTAACAAAATCCCAGCTTTTCCGAATAAAATTGAAGTTGAACCCATATGGACCGGGGCTCTTAGACCCTTCACACTGCCACACTGCATCTTTAACCTCTTTTTCTGTGAAACCAGCCACAAGCCCCTCCTTATCTCTCAAAGTTAGAGTCTTAAACTCCACCTCATCCAACCTCACCCCTAGGTCTTTCGTTGCCATGAACCTAGCTTCAAACAGCTTTTTCGCCTCCAACCGAACAGTACCTGGTTCTCACACCATCTGTCCCCCACCTGAACAACCTTCACTTCATTCATGAGTCTTCTCCACCTCAGAGATGAGTGAAAGAACCTAGTACAGGAATCACCACTCTTGAACCAACTTGCTCTAGCCTTTTGGCACAAAAGAGATTCGAGTTTTTCGTCATTTTCTACCAATCGACTTGTCAACGCCATTCTGTTAAGCCTTTCACTTTCCTCCAAGCCCCCGATACAATCTCTGTTGTCTAGCTCCTCCAGCTCATTTAGAATCCTCCTCTTCTCAACATGAAGGTTACCGAACACCTCTCTGTTCCACACTTTTAGCTTTGACTTGAGGAGTTTCAATTTCTCCTTAAAACTAACTATTCTGTTCCCTTGGACTGGGAAGGAATTCCATTTATCCTTGACCATGATGCTAAACCCCCTCTACATAAACCAAGCGTCAATCGATCTAAAGGGTTTAAGACCCCAATCCTTCTCCACAGATTTTATCACCAGGGCACAATGATCTGATACCTCTCTTCGAAGGACATACTGTTTGCACATGGGTCACTTCAAAAGCCATTCTTCCGTGACTAGCCCTCTATCAATTCTACTTTTAGCTGTTCCATCCGGTCTGAACCACGTATAATTCTTGCCAACCAATGGAAGGTCTAGCAAGGACATATAATCAATGAAGCTGTTAAAACCCGATATCTCTCTTGCCTGATCATTCCTACCCCCAATTCCTTTCCTCTCAGATCTGCTTCTCACAGCATTGAAGTCACCACAACAACACCAAATTGGGTCTTGTGATGCCGTTTTAAAATTAGAGAGCTCCTCCCATAGAGTCCTCTTAGCATTCAGTGCACAGGGAGAGTAAACGTTGGCCACAGCACACCTAACGGACGATTTTACATGTTGACCAACAACCACAATAAAACCTTTCCCCATCAAGTGGTATTCATAACTAAAACCTTCTTTGTGCCACATGGACAAAAGGCTTCCACTCCCCTCCTCCCCTTTATTGTGTATCCAGCCTACTTTGTTATCACCCCACAGAGCATAGCACCTAGCATCTGAGATGTCCTTAGCCTTTGTTTCTTGTATACAAACAAAATTTGCCTCCTCCCTTCCTATTAAATACCTCATGTACCTTGATTTGGTACCACCCCCAAGACCTCTTATATTTAAGCTGACAATAATCATAAAAGACCTCCCTTCTTCCCTTCCTCAACACAACTCATGGTCTTCAAATCCCTTTCCTCCAGACTCGAGAACTCCTGGATAACCTCCAGTTCGTCCTTACGACATCTTATCCCAACTTTCCTACTTATGTCCCACAGCTTAATCGGTTCCTCTGGCGAATCAGGCTCACGTAGCCTAAGATTGCAGTTATCAATATCTCCATCAGAAAGAGAGACTGTAGTCATACCTTGTCTAGAAAGAAAGGATAAAGCATTTTGCGGGCATTTGTTCCTGATTCTAACAGAACGCCTTGGGTGTGACTTAGAGCCTTCCAGATCAACAAGGCCTTTGATTTTCTGCCGACGTTGTGTGGTTGTGGTTCCCCTTTCCTCATGCCCACCACCTTCTCCGCTCCCCAACAGCAACCCTCCTCTTCTGCGATGAGTTTCGCTCCCCAGCACATCGTCCTGGTTTTCGGAAGAGACGTTGCCAGCTTGTGCCCCATCTTGCTCCATCGGTTTCTTCTTCTGCGCACTCTCCAGCTCCAGATATATGTTTCTGCTACCTTCCTTCACAACGTTCATATTGTTCCACTGTTCTTGCGAAGCATTCTTTCCCTCTCCTCGTGCTCCCCCCTGACTTCCTCCAATTCGACAGCTCGTCTCCATCTCGGGTCCAAGGTCCGACAGAAAATTACCAGGCCTTGACCCGGACAAGCCCACTTCCATACCCGTCTGCAACACTACTTATTGGGCTTCCTTTCTACCCTGGCCCAAACCTCGCACAAACATGTCTTGGTTATACCTACTTTCCACATCCACCACTAATCTGGCCAGCTCAGCGTGTGCAGGGTAGCTACACAGAGAACGCTTGTAGGCCTGGATAGCAGCGTTGCCAAAGTCAGGTTCCTCATAAAGCTTCTGCCTTTGACTTTCCTCATCAGTGAAAGGTTTGCCACCTTTTTCCTAGCACGAACGCAACCCTGCAGAGAGCTCCCCTAGGCAGACATTCAATCGTTGCACCTGACCTACGTCTTCTCCTCCACCTCCGATCACCTTCCCCTTCGTCTGACTCCGTTCTATGTTTCTTCCGACTCCCCCCTCCTCATAGCTTTTCACCGAGAAAGCCGATTCCTCCACATAGGTTTCGGTTGAGGTGATACTGTCTGAAGAATCAAAGATACGATGTGAGTCTTTGCACTGGCCTGCTAAAACCACTGGGTGTTCCTCCTCAATATAAACACTTATATTTTGATCATTGATCCTGAACTTCCTTGCCACCCTTATGAACCGATTATTCTCGATTCTCACTTTCAGACGTGCGAACTCTAGATTTTCCCACATCAACGTGGcatcatcaatatcaatcaGCGTAGCTATGTCTCCAACCACTCTAGCGAAGCAATCTCTGTTCCATAAGGTTATTGGCAGACCGAGGCACCTTACCCAGACCACTTTATGACTCACTGTGAACGATGCTGACCACGGCTGCATCTGGACAAAAACACTATCAAACCAATCTCTATTTAAGTTTATAATCTCCTCCATCTTCTCCCCTCCTCTTGATGTTAAAAGAGCAAGGTTATCCCCCATCGCTCTTACTCTGACCATGCTCATACCTCCTCTAACGAATTCTTCTCCTAACTGTTCGAAATCCATATCAGCATTAAAACGCCCTACCACACTTCCTTCCATCCACGGCAATGACAGTTGCCTTGCGGTAAAGGTTGGTCCCTTCCATGCCCATCTATCCTGTCCTCTAACTACATCAGCAAAAGATTTCTTCTCCCCCTTCTCCATCCAAACCTTCTTCCCTTTGTATGACTTATTAACATCCGCTCCAACCCGCTCCTTCGCCCCATACTCGAGCCTCCCCGTCCCCACCGAGCTTTTGTTCCTTCCTTCCTCCCTTGACGCGTCCACCCGGTGGTACTTCGGTATGTTCACAAAGAGTTTTGTACTCCCAATGTATATTTGGTCAAGTTCCCGTTCTAGTTTTCCCACATTCTTCACATCAAACAGCCTCACAAACCCAAATCTTTTGCCCCACTTGTTAAGCCTTCGTGAAATAAAAACGTCTTGCACCCTCGCCCACTTTTGAAAGACTTTAAGCATGTCTTTCTCTCCAAACCCGTTGGGAAAATTTGAGAAGAAAAACGTTGTGGAATTACTAGCCTTACTGGGTTGGAGGTATGGTTTCCGGCGAGATCTCAGCTCACCTTGTCTATCAAAGGAAAACACCTTACTGTTCCGATCTACTCCCCCGCTCCGCTACTCCCCGCTCCCTCCATAATGAACTGAAACTCTCTACTCCCTTTTGCTTTTGAACACAATTTAAATGtagttttaatataattgaatttaaatgtagttttaatataattgaagTTATGTGTCGACATCAATTgtattaaaattacattaaatttgTGCTCAACATGCAcaactttaattatattaaatttgtaaGAAAGTCGTTTTTTATATATACGAATCCATTGTGTAATAAAAAACGTTTTCGCAAAACAtcattattgaaaaatatttggtctctaaaaccttggttgctaattagataccaatttagaaactatttaaatgtaatagaaactaatttagaaaccaatttttgttttagtttctaaaatggtctctaatttagttactattgtaactaattattttgatatctaaatattggtttttatttcataattttattgtagtgataTACACAACTTCTTCACTAAAATATTTCTTATCTAGAAAGCATGTAGCTCCAACACTACTTGTGTTGTGCACCTAAAGCATTATTTACCTATTAtggaaataatttattttttccataTTAGGAATAAACAAATGACATATTTTTGGAAAAGAAACGTATAAATCGAGAAGTACAAAAAGTTTGTATACTTTtataatgaatttaaaaattataccaGCTATGATTTCGGATTGGTTAAATTGATATACATTATTGAATGTGTGtttaattatgaaattaaagTCTTAATTGATACTTAATTGTCAGAATATGCTACCAGCATCCTCCCAAAGCTGCAATGATGTAATTAGCGTGTGGATGGGAATGTTGTCCTCCAATGGAAAATGTGAGATTGACGTTTGGCCTTTCCTTTAGAATTTGACTTTCTTGGTATAATGTGATTACTAAATTAAGCATGTTTTAGTTTTATTGAAACTGAACTCACCATGAATTTCTTAAGAAAGAGAATCACCCTAAAAGCTAGTCATTACAGTTAGAGTTTAAGCTCTTCATAACAGAAAATCACTGCTACAGTGATGACAAATACTATGAATTTCATGCAGATTTTGATTTAAGTtatatttgatatttgttttaaaaaatcttCGAAATTCAAGTAATATGGCATACTTACAAGAACTAGAGTTACTGCTATCAGAATTCAACATGTTAGCAACATGTTTCTAGCCATATACCAACACCTGCCAAAATAAAGATGAGAGCACTtgataaggaaataaaaaattcaattcagGATATCATAGAAAAACGAGAGAAAGCCATGAGGAATGAAGATTTATTTGGCATACTTTTGGAATCAAATCAA
Encoded here:
- the LOC137808680 gene encoding uncharacterized protein — encoded protein: MVKDKWNSFPVQGNRIVSFKEKLKLLKSKLKVWNREVFGNLHVEKRRILNELEELDNRDCIGGLEESERLNRMALTSRLVENDEKLESLLCQKARASWFKSGDSCTVRLEAKKLFEARFMATKDLGVRLDEVEFKTLTLRDKEGLVAGFTEKEVKDAVWQCEGSKSPGPYGFNFNFIRKSWDFVKA